Proteins encoded in a region of the Pseudomonas sp. PDNC002 genome:
- the hrpA gene encoding ATP-dependent RNA helicase HrpA — translation MTPETTPTPDQLLQRMDHALIRDRHRLRRQLHELRKHPDDAKLAQWAERFQASCAKVEARRASIPKIRYDDSLPIAAKRDEIKAALEKSQVVVIAGETGSGKTTQLPKICLELGRGTHGLIGHTQPRRLAARSVATRVAEEIGTPLGSLVGYQVRFEDQSDESTLIKLMTDGILLAETQHDRYLERYDTIIVDEAHERSLNIDFLLGFLKTLLPRRPDLKLIITSATIDLERFSKHFGDAPIVEVSGRTYPVDTWYRPLAAEVDEDGEALFDDLSVDQGILRALDEIAAHEREIGKRPGDVLVFLPGEREIRDAADMLRKANLRHTEVLPLYARLTPAEQQKIFAPMPGRKIVLATNVAETSLTVPGIRYVIDSGTARISRYSYRAKVQRLPIEAVSQASANQRKGRCGRVEPGICVRLYSEEDFNGRPAFTDPEILRTNLAAVILQMLHLRLGDIEAFPFIEPPDGKAINDGFTLLQELSAVNREGQLTPLGRQLARLPIDPRLGRMLLEAAQLGSLPEVLTVASALSVQDPRERPMDRQQAADQAHAQWKDPDSDFAALINLWRGFEEQRQALGSNPLRNWCRKNFLNYLRLREWRDAHRQLTLICRELQLPFGSKSDGAQRKNEPVREQAKPHDNRGRQPVAKADEPKARDIDYAAVHKAILSGLLSQIGQKAEEGDYLGARQRRFWIHPSSVIGRKKPQWIMAAELVETTKLFARMVAKIEPDWLEPLAGHLVKKNYLEPHWEKRRGQVVAYEQVTLYGLIIIGRRAVHYGPIDAPVSREMFIREALVRGEINSRAKCLSANRQLLEKLDELEAKARRRDILADEETLFAYYDERLPADIYQSASFEKWYEREHKAKPDLLIMREEDVLARDASEVTAGLYPDRLQLGELQLPLTYHFEPGHVRDGVTLRVPAPLLPQLPAERLEWLVPGLLEAKCIELVRSLPKAIRKNFVPVPDFVRAAQGKMVFAEGALSESLGRELQRMTGSRVPEEAWAEAETQVESHLRMNIEVVDARGKFLGEGRDLAELTARFAEASQAALAIPQADKPQKPVEAKGFAGVAEKVQQKVAGLSMTVYPALVEEAGVVKENRFPTQAEADYQHRRALQRLLLQQLAEPAKFLRSKLPGQTDMGLLYRELGRVESLVEDILLASLDSAILEGEANLPRDGAGLASLAEKKRGAWTEHAERIARLTLEILKLWHGLQKRFKGKVDLAMTVPLNDVKGQLAKLVYPGFVRDTPLEWLKEIPRYLKAVEQRLDKVAGQVQRDRVWSGEMAGYWEQYSARLAKHAQEGKRDPELVLYRWMLEEYRVSLFAQQLGTKLPVSDKRLSKQWSQVEA, via the coding sequence ATGACCCCAGAAACCACGCCGACTCCCGATCAACTCCTGCAGCGCATGGATCATGCGCTGATCCGCGACCGCCATCGCCTGCGCCGGCAGCTCCACGAACTGCGCAAGCACCCGGACGACGCCAAGCTGGCGCAGTGGGCCGAACGCTTCCAGGCCTCCTGCGCCAAGGTCGAGGCGCGCCGCGCGAGCATTCCGAAGATTCGCTACGACGACAGCCTGCCGATTGCCGCCAAGCGCGACGAGATCAAGGCCGCGCTGGAAAAGAGCCAGGTGGTGGTGATTGCCGGCGAAACCGGTTCGGGCAAGACCACCCAGCTGCCGAAGATCTGCCTGGAGCTGGGCCGCGGCACCCACGGCCTGATCGGCCACACCCAGCCGCGCCGCCTCGCCGCGCGTAGCGTGGCGACCCGCGTTGCCGAGGAAATCGGCACGCCGCTGGGCTCGCTGGTCGGCTACCAGGTGCGCTTCGAGGACCAGAGCGACGAAAGCACGCTGATCAAGCTGATGACCGACGGCATCCTGCTGGCCGAGACCCAGCATGACCGCTATCTGGAACGCTACGACACGATCATCGTCGACGAAGCCCACGAACGCAGCCTGAACATCGACTTCCTGCTCGGCTTCCTCAAGACGCTGCTGCCGCGTCGGCCCGACCTCAAACTGATCATCACCTCGGCGACCATCGATCTGGAGCGTTTCTCCAAGCACTTTGGCGACGCACCGATCGTCGAGGTCTCGGGCCGTACCTACCCGGTGGACACCTGGTACCGCCCGCTCGCCGCGGAAGTGGACGAGGACGGCGAAGCCCTGTTCGACGACCTGTCCGTGGACCAGGGCATCCTCCGTGCGCTGGACGAGATCGCCGCCCACGAACGTGAGATCGGCAAGCGTCCCGGCGACGTGCTGGTATTCCTCCCCGGCGAGCGCGAGATTCGCGACGCCGCCGATATGCTGCGCAAGGCCAACCTGCGCCACACCGAAGTGTTGCCGCTGTATGCGCGCCTGACGCCGGCCGAGCAGCAGAAGATTTTCGCGCCCATGCCGGGGCGCAAGATCGTGCTCGCCACCAACGTCGCCGAGACCTCGCTGACCGTGCCGGGCATCCGCTACGTGATCGACAGTGGCACCGCGCGCATCAGCCGCTACAGCTACCGCGCCAAGGTCCAGCGTCTGCCCATCGAAGCCGTTTCGCAGGCCAGCGCCAACCAGCGCAAGGGCCGTTGCGGCCGGGTCGAGCCGGGCATCTGCGTGCGCCTGTACAGCGAGGAAGACTTCAACGGCCGCCCGGCCTTTACCGATCCGGAGATTCTGCGCACCAACCTCGCGGCGGTGATCCTGCAGATGCTCCACCTGCGCCTGGGCGACATCGAGGCCTTCCCCTTCATCGAGCCGCCGGATGGCAAGGCGATCAACGACGGCTTCACCCTGCTGCAGGAACTCTCGGCAGTGAACCGCGAGGGCCAGCTCACGCCGCTGGGCCGCCAGCTCGCGCGCCTGCCCATCGACCCGCGCCTGGGCCGCATGCTGCTGGAAGCGGCGCAACTGGGCAGCCTGCCGGAAGTCCTCACCGTGGCCAGCGCGCTATCCGTGCAGGACCCGCGCGAGCGGCCGATGGATCGCCAGCAGGCCGCCGACCAGGCCCACGCCCAGTGGAAAGACCCGGACTCGGACTTCGCCGCGCTGATCAACCTCTGGCGCGGCTTCGAGGAGCAGCGCCAGGCGCTGGGCTCCAACCCGCTGCGCAATTGGTGCCGGAAGAACTTCCTGAATTACCTGCGCCTGCGCGAGTGGCGCGATGCACACCGCCAGTTGACGCTGATCTGCCGCGAATTGCAGCTGCCTTTCGGCTCGAAGTCGGACGGTGCCCAGCGCAAGAACGAACCCGTCCGCGAGCAGGCCAAGCCGCACGACAACCGTGGCCGCCAGCCGGTCGCCAAGGCGGATGAGCCGAAGGCCCGCGACATCGACTACGCCGCCGTGCACAAGGCGATCCTCTCCGGCCTGCTCAGCCAGATCGGCCAGAAGGCGGAGGAGGGCGACTACCTCGGCGCGCGCCAGCGGCGCTTCTGGATTCATCCCTCCAGCGTGATCGGCCGCAAGAAGCCGCAGTGGATCATGGCCGCCGAGCTGGTGGAGACCACCAAGCTGTTCGCCCGCATGGTCGCCAAGATCGAGCCGGACTGGCTGGAACCGCTGGCTGGGCATCTGGTGAAGAAGAACTACCTGGAACCGCATTGGGAGAAACGCCGCGGCCAGGTGGTGGCCTACGAGCAGGTCACCCTGTACGGCCTGATCATCATCGGCCGCCGCGCCGTGCATTACGGCCCGATCGATGCGCCGGTGTCCCGCGAGATGTTCATCCGCGAGGCGCTGGTGCGCGGCGAGATCAACAGCCGTGCCAAGTGCCTGTCGGCCAACCGCCAGTTGCTGGAGAAGCTCGACGAGCTGGAAGCCAAGGCGCGCCGGCGTGACATCCTCGCCGATGAGGAAACCCTGTTCGCCTACTACGACGAACGCCTGCCGGCGGACATCTACCAGTCCGCCAGCTTCGAGAAATGGTACGAGCGCGAGCACAAGGCAAAACCGGACCTGCTGATCATGCGCGAGGAAGATGTCCTCGCGCGCGATGCCAGTGAAGTCACTGCCGGTCTTTACCCGGATCGCCTGCAACTGGGTGAGCTGCAGTTGCCGCTGACCTACCATTTCGAACCGGGCCACGTGCGTGACGGCGTGACCCTGCGCGTGCCGGCGCCACTGTTGCCGCAACTGCCCGCCGAACGCCTGGAATGGCTGGTGCCGGGCCTGCTGGAGGCCAAGTGCATCGAGCTGGTGCGCAGCCTGCCCAAGGCGATCCGCAAGAACTTCGTGCCGGTGCCGGACTTCGTCCGCGCCGCGCAGGGCAAGATGGTCTTTGCCGAGGGCGCGTTGTCCGAATCCCTCGGCCGCGAGCTGCAGCGCATGACCGGCAGCCGCGTGCCGGAAGAGGCCTGGGCGGAGGCCGAGACCCAGGTGGAAAGCCACCTGCGCATGAACATCGAAGTGGTCGACGCCCGTGGCAAGTTCCTTGGCGAGGGCCGCGATCTGGCGGAACTCACCGCGCGCTTCGCCGAGGCCAGCCAGGCTGCGCTGGCGATCCCGCAGGCGGACAAGCCGCAGAAACCGGTGGAAGCCAAGGGCTTCGCCGGGGTGGCGGAAAAGGTCCAGCAGAAGGTTGCCGGGCTGTCGATGACGGTCTATCCGGCGTTGGTGGAAGAGGCCGGCGTGGTGAAGGAAAACCGCTTCCCGACCCAGGCCGAGGCCGACTACCAGCACCGTCGCGCCCTGCAGCGACTGCTATTGCAACAGCTCGCCGAGCCGGCGAAGTTCCTGCGCAGCAAGCTGCCGGGGCAGACCGACATGGGCCTGCTCTACCGTGAGCTGGGCCGCGTCGAGTCGTTGGTCGAAGACATCCTGCTGGCCAGCCTGGACAGCGCCATTCTCGAGGGGGAAGCCAACCTGCCGCGCGATGGCGCCGGACTCGCGTCGCTGGCCGAGAAGAAGCGCGGCGCCTGGACCGAGCACGCCGAACGCATCGCCCGCCTGACCCTGGAAATCCTCAAGCTTTGGCACGGCCTGCAGAAGCGCTTCAAGGGCAAGGTCGACCTCGCCATGACGGTGCCGCTCAACGACGTGAAGGGGCAGTTGGCCAAGCTGGTCTACCCCGGCTTCGTGCGCGACACGCCGCTGGAGTGGCTGAAGGAAATCCCGCGTTACCTGAAGGCTGTCGAGCAGCGTCTGGACAAGGTCGCAGGCCAAGTCCAGCGCGACCGCGTGTGGAGCGGCGAGATGGCCGGCTACTGGGAACAGTATTCGGCGCGCCTGGCCAAGCACGCCCAGGAAGGCAAGCGCGACCCCGAGCTGGTGCTCTATCGCTGGATGCTGGAGGAGTACCGCGTTTCGCTGTTCGCCCAGCAGTTGGGGACGAAGCTACCGGTGTCGGACAAGCGCCTGTCGAAGCAGTGGAGCCAGGTCGAGGCCTGA